A region of Myxococcus stipitatus DSM 14675 DNA encodes the following proteins:
- a CDS encoding acyl carrier protein — MAELEQEVLAEVRRIAADELEWKGGVELEHDLVGDLQLDSLGLTVLAVGLENRFRIRLSEEDSQGIRTVADLTRLVERRVLASSRMQAEART; from the coding sequence GTGGCTGAGCTCGAACAGGAGGTCCTGGCGGAGGTTCGCCGCATCGCCGCTGATGAACTGGAGTGGAAGGGGGGCGTGGAGCTGGAGCACGACCTCGTCGGTGACCTGCAGCTCGACAGCCTGGGGCTGACGGTGCTGGCGGTGGGGCTGGAGAACCGCTTCCGCATCCGGCTGTCGGAGGAGGACTCGCAGGGCATCCGGACGGTGGCGGACCTGACGCGGCTGGTGGAGCGGCGCGTGCTGGCCAGCTCACGCATGCAGGCGGAGGCTCGCACGTGA
- a CDS encoding type III polyketide synthase gives MHGTPVQDHRSPFIRYVARALPPHYASQEQLIEALRGVWAQRHFNIERLEELHRAVQVGGRHLAVPLETYPSLETFQQRNDTWIRESTVLSEAVVRRALEGARLTPADVDHVFFITVTGISTPSIDARLANLLSFREDFKRTPIFGLGCVAGTAGVSRAADYLRAFPTHTALVVSTELCSLTLQREDLSIPNIIASGLFGDGAACAVLRGAEAPEPKGPRVVASRSVFYRDTERIMGWDVVDSGFKVVLSAKVPQLVKDHIRGNVDGFLAAHGLKREDIRHWVAHTGGPKVLQSFEEALELPSDALARSWASLREVGNLSSASVLFVLGETLEKAGAKPGDYGLMMALGPGFCAEMVLLQW, from the coding sequence ATGCACGGCACCCCAGTCCAGGACCACCGTTCTCCCTTCATTCGATACGTGGCACGGGCGCTCCCGCCTCACTACGCCTCTCAAGAGCAGCTCATCGAGGCGCTGCGGGGAGTGTGGGCCCAGCGTCACTTCAACATCGAGCGATTGGAAGAGTTGCACCGGGCCGTCCAGGTGGGAGGCCGCCACCTGGCGGTCCCGCTCGAGACCTACCCCTCGCTGGAGACCTTCCAGCAGCGCAATGACACGTGGATTCGCGAGAGCACGGTGCTCAGCGAGGCGGTGGTGCGGCGGGCGCTGGAGGGCGCGCGGCTGACGCCCGCCGACGTGGACCACGTCTTCTTCATCACGGTGACGGGCATCTCCACGCCCAGCATCGACGCGCGGTTGGCCAACCTCCTGAGCTTCCGCGAGGACTTCAAGCGCACGCCCATCTTCGGGCTGGGGTGTGTCGCGGGCACGGCCGGCGTGTCGCGGGCGGCGGACTACCTGCGGGCCTTCCCCACGCACACGGCGCTCGTCGTGTCGACGGAGCTGTGCTCGCTGACGCTGCAGCGCGAGGACCTGTCCATTCCCAACATCATCGCCTCGGGGCTCTTCGGTGATGGCGCGGCGTGCGCGGTGCTGCGGGGCGCGGAGGCGCCGGAGCCGAAGGGGCCTCGGGTGGTGGCGTCGCGCTCGGTGTTCTACCGGGACACCGAGCGCATCATGGGCTGGGACGTCGTCGACTCCGGCTTCAAGGTGGTGCTGTCCGCGAAGGTGCCCCAGCTGGTCAAGGACCACATCCGGGGCAACGTGGACGGGTTCCTCGCGGCGCACGGGTTGAAACGCGAGGACATCCGCCACTGGGTGGCACATACCGGCGGGCCCAAGGTGCTCCAGTCCTTCGAGGAGGCGCTGGAGCTGCCCTCGGATGCGCTGGCGCGCTCGTGGGCGTCGCTGCGCGAGGTGGGGAACCTGTCCTCGGCGTCGGTGCTGTTCGTGCTGGGGGAGACGCTGGAGAAGGCGGGGGCGAAGCCCGGGGACTACGGGCTGATGATGGCGCTGGGGCCCGGCTTCTGCGCGGAGATGGTGCTCCTCCAATGGTGA
- a CDS encoding isoprenylcysteine carboxyl methyltransferase family protein, producing the protein MVTPTEVVFLGYMGLLVLERLVELVLSKRNAEWAFARGGVETGQAHYRFMVVFHTAFLAACVAEVFLLHRPFPATLGWVALGGAVLAQGLRYWAISTLGERWNSRIIVVPDLAPVEGGPYRFLRHPNYVAVVLELACVPLIHGAWWTAAFFSLGNLVLLSVRIRAEEAALGEAYARAFAHRPRFLPEVPRG; encoded by the coding sequence ATGGTGACCCCGACCGAGGTCGTCTTCCTGGGGTACATGGGGCTGCTCGTGCTGGAGCGCCTGGTGGAGCTGGTGCTCTCCAAGCGCAACGCCGAGTGGGCCTTCGCGCGCGGCGGGGTGGAGACGGGGCAGGCGCACTACCGCTTCATGGTGGTGTTCCACACCGCCTTCCTGGCGGCCTGCGTGGCGGAGGTGTTCCTCTTGCACCGGCCTTTTCCAGCGACCCTGGGCTGGGTGGCGTTGGGCGGCGCGGTGCTGGCGCAGGGGCTCCGCTACTGGGCCATCTCCACGCTGGGCGAGCGGTGGAACTCGCGCATCATCGTCGTGCCGGACCTGGCGCCGGTGGAGGGGGGCCCGTATCGCTTCCTGCGCCACCCCAACTATGTCGCCGTGGTGCTGGAGTTGGCGTGTGTGCCGCTCATCCACGGGGCCTGGTGGACAGCGGCGTTCTTCTCGCTGGGCAACCTGGTGCTCTTGTCCGTGCGCATTCGCGCGGAGGAGGCGGCGCTGGGAGAGGCGTATGCTCGGGCCTTCGCACATCGTCCTCGTTTTCTTCCGGAGGTGCCCCGTGGCTGA
- a CDS encoding fatty acyl-AMP ligase, with protein sequence MKFPTVNVMLAEASRSEFGLIFVDAAEREEVLPFSEVYRRARRTAAGLVRLGLREGERVALMLPTSPAFMDAFFGVLLAGAVPMPLYPPVRLGRLEEYHRATARMLQVTTASLVLTDARVRLLLGPSVEKSRPRLGCHTVEDVSRGDDLYDAKVAPESLALIQFSSGSTVDPKPVALSQAAVMAQVTALEVAIPLEDGAPRVGVSWLPLYHDMGLIGCLMSVLHYPGNLVLIPPEAFLARPSLWLRAVSRHRGYISPAPNFAYGLCLKRVKDAEMEGVDLSSWKHALNGAEPVSAETLQRFVQRFERWGFSARALRPVYGMSEASLAVTFPPRGRGPRSLGVDSGVLAREGRVESGSRAMVSVGSPVAGFEVEVRDEQGGLLPERRLGRVFTRGPSLMMGYYGDAVATRRALSLDGWLDTGDLGFVVDGELYLAGRAKDVVIIRGANHAPQSFEEPLQSVEGVRLGCAVALGFTPEDSEDEALLILAERSGPEGGPEVEERVRAAVVAATGVRPHTVRMLEPGTLPRTSSGKLRRGEALRRYLAGELLPPKKVGMVGMAVEMARSALAMARAEHET encoded by the coding sequence ATGAAGTTCCCCACGGTGAACGTGATGCTCGCGGAGGCCAGCCGGTCGGAGTTCGGGCTGATTTTCGTGGACGCGGCCGAGCGCGAGGAGGTGCTGCCCTTCTCGGAGGTGTACCGACGCGCGCGGCGCACGGCGGCGGGCCTGGTGCGGTTGGGGCTGCGCGAAGGGGAGCGGGTGGCGCTGATGTTGCCGACCTCGCCGGCCTTCATGGACGCCTTCTTCGGGGTGCTGCTCGCGGGCGCGGTGCCGATGCCGCTGTACCCGCCGGTGCGGCTGGGGCGGCTGGAGGAGTACCACCGGGCCACGGCGCGGATGCTCCAGGTGACGACGGCGAGCCTGGTGCTGACGGACGCGCGCGTGCGGCTGCTCCTGGGGCCGAGCGTGGAGAAGTCGCGCCCCCGGCTGGGCTGCCACACGGTGGAGGACGTGTCGCGCGGGGACGACCTGTACGATGCGAAGGTGGCGCCGGAGTCGCTGGCGCTCATCCAGTTCTCCTCGGGCTCCACGGTGGACCCGAAGCCCGTGGCGCTGTCGCAGGCGGCGGTGATGGCGCAGGTGACGGCGCTCGAGGTGGCCATCCCGCTGGAAGACGGCGCGCCGCGCGTGGGCGTGAGCTGGCTGCCGCTGTACCACGACATGGGGCTCATCGGCTGTCTCATGTCCGTGCTGCACTACCCGGGCAACCTGGTGCTGATTCCGCCGGAGGCCTTCCTGGCGCGTCCGTCGCTGTGGCTGCGCGCGGTGTCCCGGCACCGGGGCTACATCTCTCCCGCGCCGAACTTCGCCTATGGCTTGTGCTTGAAGCGGGTGAAGGACGCGGAGATGGAGGGCGTGGACCTGTCGTCGTGGAAGCACGCGCTCAACGGCGCGGAGCCCGTGTCCGCGGAGACGCTGCAGCGCTTCGTCCAGCGGTTCGAGCGCTGGGGCTTCTCCGCGCGGGCGCTGCGGCCCGTGTATGGGATGTCGGAGGCGTCGCTGGCGGTGACCTTCCCGCCGAGAGGGCGAGGGCCTCGCTCGCTGGGCGTGGACTCCGGGGTGCTCGCGCGCGAGGGCCGCGTGGAGAGCGGCTCGCGGGCGATGGTGAGCGTGGGCTCCCCCGTGGCGGGCTTCGAGGTGGAGGTCCGCGACGAGCAGGGGGGCCTGCTGCCCGAGCGGCGGCTGGGGCGGGTCTTCACGCGGGGACCATCGTTGATGATGGGTTACTACGGTGACGCGGTGGCGACGCGGCGCGCGCTGTCCCTGGATGGCTGGCTGGACACGGGGGACCTGGGCTTCGTCGTGGACGGGGAGCTGTACCTGGCGGGGCGCGCCAAGGACGTGGTCATCATCCGCGGGGCGAACCACGCGCCGCAGTCGTTCGAGGAGCCGCTCCAGTCCGTGGAGGGCGTGCGCCTGGGCTGCGCGGTCGCGCTGGGCTTCACGCCCGAGGACAGCGAGGACGAGGCGCTGCTCATCCTGGCGGAGCGCTCCGGGCCGGAGGGCGGGCCGGAGGTGGAGGAGCGCGTCCGCGCGGCGGTGGTGGCGGCGACGGGCGTGCGGCCTCACACGGTGAGGATGCTGGAGCCCGGGACGCTGCCTCGGACGTCGAGCGGCAAGCTGCGTCGGGGGGAGGCCCTGCGCCGCTACCTCGCGGGTGAGCTGCTGCCGCCGAAGAAGGTGGGCATGGTGGGCATGGCGGTGGAGATGGCGCGCAGCGCGCTGGCCATGGCGCGGGCGGAGCACGAGACGTGA